From one Flavobacterium kingsejongi genomic stretch:
- a CDS encoding glycosyltransferase family 2 protein, with protein MNKRVFVIIVTYNGAQWMQRNLQSLRESDYPVEVIVVDNNSTDSTLEKIGDFPEVMLIRSAENLGFGKANTVGIKKALEAGADYLFLLNQDTWVYPATIGHLVEAHMHNPEYGIVSPVHLGPDEKTQDVNFAQYLSRKTAQKGDVVTVPFVNAAAWLVSRDCIETVGSFEPLFGHYGEDRNYSDRVHYHKLKIGIALNAVICHDRTISRSFKKDVIQSQYTILVTLLDINYSFAQSSMRAFKAVVGLPKYFIRFYGFVKALKLFGLLAWYYFKTILNLRALQHAREHARKSPVL; from the coding sequence TTGAATAAAAGAGTTTTTGTAATCATCGTTACCTATAATGGTGCCCAATGGATGCAGCGCAACCTGCAATCGCTTCGGGAATCGGACTATCCGGTTGAAGTCATTGTGGTGGATAATAATTCTACAGATAGTACGCTGGAAAAAATAGGAGACTTTCCGGAAGTGATGCTTATCCGTTCTGCAGAAAATCTCGGATTTGGGAAAGCAAATACGGTAGGGATCAAAAAAGCATTGGAAGCAGGAGCAGATTACCTGTTTTTACTAAATCAGGATACGTGGGTCTATCCCGCCACCATTGGTCATCTCGTGGAGGCTCATATGCACAATCCGGAATATGGAATTGTGAGTCCGGTACACTTGGGCCCGGATGAAAAAACACAGGATGTCAATTTTGCGCAGTACCTGAGCAGGAAGACAGCACAAAAGGGCGATGTAGTAACTGTTCCTTTCGTCAATGCTGCCGCCTGGTTGGTGAGCCGCGACTGTATTGAAACCGTCGGGAGTTTTGAGCCATTATTTGGGCATTACGGTGAAGATCGTAATTACAGCGACCGGGTGCATTACCATAAGCTTAAAATTGGCATTGCCCTGAATGCGGTAATATGCCATGACCGTACCATTAGCCGTAGTTTTAAAAAGGATGTCATTCAGTCGCAATATACCATCTTGGTTACTCTATTGGATATTAATTATAGCTTTGCCCAAAGCAGTATGCGCGCTTTTAAAGCTGTAGTAGGTTTGCCGAAATACTTTATCAGGTTTTATGGTTTTGTAAAGGCTTTGAAATTATTCGGATTATTGGCGTGGTATTACTTCAAAACTATTTTAAACCTTCGGGCGTTACAGCATGCCAGGGAGCATGCCCGAAAAAGTCCGGTTTTATAA
- a CDS encoding oligosaccharide flippase family protein — MKNKATAKQVFLYSLINYLGTAIGTLSALFIYPLDFDFLGKVRYVDNISQLLFPVMILGASHALIKFYPSLDEHKKKDLFTYSLLSIAIISAVVLVILFLFSNFTTFESLHLYWFAFPIAICLAYIELFKKQANDLQKVAVPTLLEKLIPKIILPILFLLLLRDLLDTEETIGLYVIGYIVILILTTVYIFRHYKPVFRFDFKPLFATISKKDYFRYSLYAFTGSIGSMLAFRIDGIIIPQFFSMEANGVFSNGVTLASTLQIPAIGMFALYAPIISDYLKSENYTDLNRKYKEIAKLLFFIGALLYSCIFIGIEDLFRMLPSYEKLKATVPIIQILGLSVLINMATGFNSEIITYSKYYRFNLVTILILIALNLSLNLVFIYYTDMGITGIAIASLLAMLLFNISKLVFIYKKFGLLPFDAAFLKLLIIFCLSGFAVYFLPTSPVLWMNLVYKVGLSLVINVMVIYRLRLVYQLNFWLDKLLKKTA; from the coding sequence ATGAAAAATAAAGCTACCGCGAAACAGGTTTTTTTGTACTCCCTGATCAATTACCTGGGAACCGCCATCGGAACCCTTTCGGCTCTTTTTATCTATCCACTGGATTTTGACTTTTTGGGAAAAGTACGTTACGTGGATAATATCTCACAATTGCTTTTCCCTGTGATGATATTAGGGGCTTCCCATGCGTTGATTAAATTCTATCCATCATTGGACGAGCATAAGAAAAAAGATTTATTTACTTACAGCCTTTTGTCTATTGCTATAATCAGTGCAGTCGTTTTGGTGATTTTGTTCCTATTTTCCAATTTTACAACTTTCGAAAGCCTGCATTTGTATTGGTTTGCTTTTCCGATCGCCATTTGCCTGGCCTATATCGAACTCTTTAAGAAACAGGCAAATGATTTGCAAAAAGTAGCTGTTCCCACTTTATTGGAGAAGCTAATCCCTAAAATTATATTACCCATCTTATTTTTATTGTTACTACGGGATCTGCTGGATACAGAGGAGACTATAGGGCTATATGTAATAGGGTATATTGTGATTCTTATTTTGACGACAGTTTATATTTTCAGGCATTACAAACCGGTATTCCGATTTGACTTTAAGCCGTTGTTTGCGACCATTTCCAAAAAGGATTATTTCCGTTATAGCCTGTACGCATTTACCGGTAGTATCGGTTCGATGCTGGCATTCCGGATTGACGGGATTATTATTCCACAGTTTTTTTCGATGGAGGCCAATGGTGTTTTTAGCAATGGCGTCACGCTGGCTTCCACGTTACAAATTCCGGCTATTGGAATGTTTGCCTTATATGCGCCCATCATTTCGGATTATTTGAAATCGGAAAATTATACCGATCTGAACCGGAAATACAAAGAGATAGCAAAGTTGCTGTTTTTTATTGGCGCCCTCTTATACAGCTGTATTTTTATAGGAATAGAAGATCTTTTCCGGATGTTGCCTTCCTACGAGAAGTTAAAGGCGACAGTGCCAATTATACAAATCCTTGGACTGAGTGTATTGATTAATATGGCTACAGGATTCAATTCTGAAATCATTACGTATTCCAAGTATTACCGTTTTAATCTGGTCACTATACTGATCCTAATCGCTTTGAATCTTTCGCTCAACCTTGTCTTTATTTATTATACTGATATGGGTATTACCGGCATTGCGATTGCTTCGCTGTTGGCCATGTTGCTCTTCAATATTTCGAAGTTGGTTTTTATTTATAAGAAATTCGGGCTGCTGCCTTTTGATGCGGCTTTCCTAAAGCTCCTGATTATCTTTTGCCTGAGCGGTTTTGCTGTTTATTTCCTGCCAACAAGCCCTGTGCTTTGGATGAACCTGGTTTATAAAGTAGGGCTGTCGCTTGTAATCAATGTAATGGTAATTTACCGTTTGCGACTCGTGTACCAGTTGAATTTTTGGTTGGATAAGCTCCTAAAAAAAACAGCATAA